One window of Candidatus Kryptoniota bacterium genomic DNA carries:
- a CDS encoding IS3 family transposase — RLFEYLEIFYNRVRRHSALGYKSPVAFENELSTVA, encoded by the coding sequence GAGACTTTTTGAGTATCTCGAGATATTCTACAACCGGGTTCGTCGCCACTCCGCACTCGGTTACAAATCACCTGTGGCTTTTGAAAATGAACTATCAACTGTGGCTTAA